In Sphingobacterium thalpophilum, a genomic segment contains:
- a CDS encoding DNA polymerase beta superfamily protein, protein MTIDELRDSGLILFEAVVGSGAYGLATSSSDTDIRGVFYLPLEYYLGGQYIAQVANASNDEVYYELGRFLELLSKSNPTVLELLASPTDCILYKDPLFDQFKMQDFITREAAMTFAQYAMEQVRKAKGLNKKINNPMDRERKSLLDFCFIIAGNGSLSLRAWLSKQLWKQENCGLAKIEHAKGMYALYYDETQTLGYKGIVATSESTEVSCSSIRKEETLCAYLFVNHEAYSSYCKSYNEYFSWVSERNEARFRGTMNHGQGYDAKNMMHTIRLLQQAKEILSKSELQVQRFNREELLRIKNGAYSYDELFVWSQELFQEVQELCLHSLLPAVPDQDKLMQQLVDMRKQLYQIKL, encoded by the coding sequence ATGACTATAGACGAACTTCGAGATAGCGGGCTGATCCTGTTTGAGGCCGTTGTCGGTAGCGGGGCATATGGATTGGCCACATCATCTTCCGATACCGACATCAGGGGGGTATTTTATCTGCCCCTGGAATATTACTTGGGCGGTCAATATATTGCGCAGGTTGCAAATGCAAGCAATGATGAAGTTTACTATGAGCTTGGGCGCTTTTTGGAGCTTCTTTCAAAGAGTAATCCTACTGTATTGGAGCTTTTGGCTAGTCCTACCGATTGCATACTATACAAAGATCCTCTGTTTGATCAATTTAAAATGCAGGATTTTATCACCCGAGAGGCCGCAATGACCTTTGCGCAATACGCCATGGAACAGGTGCGGAAGGCAAAAGGATTGAACAAGAAAATCAACAATCCGATGGATCGAGAACGTAAAAGTTTACTGGATTTCTGCTTTATCATAGCTGGTAATGGTAGTTTATCGTTAAGAGCCTGGTTAAGCAAGCAGTTGTGGAAACAGGAAAACTGTGGTTTAGCGAAGATCGAACATGCAAAGGGGATGTATGCCCTGTATTATGATGAGACTCAGACTTTGGGTTACAAAGGCATCGTTGCTACATCAGAGAGCACTGAGGTTTCCTGCAGTTCTATCCGTAAGGAAGAAACACTTTGTGCGTACCTCTTTGTTAATCACGAAGCTTACTCTTCGTATTGTAAGTCCTATAATGAATATTTTAGTTGGGTTTCAGAACGCAATGAAGCGCGCTTTCGAGGGACAATGAATCACGGGCAGGGCTATGATGCCAAAAATATGATGCATACCATACGTCTATTGCAACAGGCAAAAGAGATTTTGTCTAAAAGTGAACTACAGGTACAACGTTTCAATAGGGAAGAGCTCCTGCGCATCAAAAATGGTGCTTATAGCTATGATGAACTTTTTGTCTGGTCGCAAGAGCTCTTTCAGGAAGTGCAGGAACTCTGCTTGCACAGTTTACTTCCGGCAGTGCCAGATCAGGATAAGCTAATGCAGCAATTGGTTGACATGCGTAAGCAGCTTTATCAGATCAAGCTATAA
- a CDS encoding ISL3 family transposase — MIPEFVLPPNLQLKAETTYTSLGELYISTYAYQKHSTCPICGITSDRVHSRYFRTLLDLPVSGYLVKIKLRARKYFCDNSVCHRKVFTERFDCEIRPYYRRMIRSNELLFKMGLELGGIRGSAISRYVGLPVSSSTMLRVIQGVDIQPKALTSGVIGVDDWAFKKGSTYGTVIVDLERKEVIDLLPDRESDTLAEWLKNHPEIKVVSRDRYGPYALGIKTGAPDAIQVADRFHLIMNLGEAAKKVLQSKAKELKEIFKLYNDPKRKEPTLTEVTGPVEANLEVLATISTANIGAHKQYLFDKVKELYANGITLRQIARITNLDRKTVARYVSVEKLEKRQSRNSTNLESFINYLLSEENHGKTYRELHNTIVQMGFNGKYTQFCHKMNEVYNMPGLSRMKYKPQVVVAKTWSPTKLSLMLYRESKHLKEDDKEFLELLFEKLPQIKQLEQLIKDFKQLFLIKKDGMLQKWIQEASTSECGLKNFAKNLLRDYEAVNNAVVRTVSNGQVEGQVNRIKNIKRKMYGRAGFQLLRKMILAKSA, encoded by the coding sequence ATGATTCCAGAATTTGTACTTCCTCCCAATTTACAGTTAAAAGCTGAAACAACGTACACCTCTCTAGGAGAGCTTTATATTAGTACGTACGCTTATCAAAAACACTCAACATGCCCTATTTGTGGCATTACGAGTGATAGGGTTCATAGTAGATATTTCCGAACTCTTTTAGACCTTCCTGTTTCCGGATATTTAGTAAAAATCAAGCTCAGGGCTAGGAAGTATTTTTGTGATAATTCAGTCTGTCATCGAAAGGTTTTTACTGAACGCTTCGATTGTGAAATCAGGCCATATTATAGAAGAATGATTCGTTCAAATGAACTTCTTTTTAAAATGGGGCTTGAATTGGGAGGAATTAGAGGTTCAGCAATTAGTCGCTATGTTGGACTGCCGGTTAGCTCCTCCACTATGTTAAGAGTGATTCAAGGAGTAGATATACAACCTAAGGCTTTGACATCTGGGGTAATTGGCGTAGATGATTGGGCATTCAAAAAAGGAAGTACCTACGGAACCGTTATTGTGGATTTAGAACGGAAAGAAGTGATAGATTTACTTCCGGATCGTGAATCGGATACGCTGGCAGAGTGGCTGAAGAATCATCCAGAAATAAAAGTAGTATCCAGAGATCGCTATGGCCCATATGCTTTGGGTATAAAAACAGGGGCCCCTGATGCCATTCAGGTAGCCGACCGCTTTCACCTAATTATGAACTTAGGGGAAGCAGCTAAAAAAGTCTTACAATCAAAAGCAAAAGAATTGAAGGAAATATTTAAGCTTTATAATGATCCCAAAAGGAAAGAACCTACATTAACGGAAGTTACCGGGCCTGTTGAAGCAAATTTAGAAGTTCTAGCAACGATTTCTACAGCAAACATTGGTGCACATAAACAATATCTATTCGACAAGGTTAAAGAGCTATATGCCAATGGTATTACGCTGAGACAAATTGCCAGAATTACAAACCTGGATCGAAAAACAGTCGCAAGGTATGTATCCGTGGAAAAACTTGAGAAAAGACAGTCCAGAAACTCCACCAACCTGGAATCCTTCATTAATTATCTTTTGAGCGAAGAGAACCACGGAAAAACATATAGAGAACTACATAACACTATTGTTCAGATGGGATTCAATGGTAAGTATACCCAGTTTTGCCACAAGATGAATGAAGTTTATAATATGCCGGGGCTTAGTAGAATGAAATATAAGCCGCAGGTGGTGGTAGCAAAAACTTGGTCGCCAACCAAATTATCCTTAATGCTCTATAGGGAGTCAAAACACCTTAAGGAAGATGATAAAGAATTTTTAGAATTATTATTTGAAAAGCTTCCTCAAATAAAACAACTGGAGCAGTTGATAAAGGACTTTAAACAATTGTTTCTTATCAAGAAAGACGGAATGTTACAAAAATGGATTCAGGAGGCATCAACATCAGAGTGCGGGCTTAAAAATTTCGCTAAAAACCTTTTAAGGGACTATGAAGCAGTGAATAATGCAGTAGTAAGAACAGTAAGTAACGGCCAGGTTGAGGGACAAGTGAATCGAATAAAAAATATAAAAAGAAAAATGTACGGAAGGGCAGGATTTCAGCTATTGAGGAAAATGATACTTGCAAAATCAGCATAA
- a CDS encoding PD-(D/E)XK nuclease family transposase — MVNFVKAEAELVNDLHRWLYVLKNMSSLNGLSIYLRKPIFENLFQLAEYSKLKLEEREMYNASLRNKWDAESIRSSQEELLKRGREKAIKNLLSSNKFSIWEIAELADVTVDFVKQIEEEKAKGK, encoded by the coding sequence TTGGTTAACTTTGTTAAAGCTGAGGCAGAGTTAGTTAATGATTTACATCGTTGGCTGTATGTACTCAAAAATATGTCTTCGCTAAATGGACTTTCCATTTATTTGCGTAAGCCTATTTTTGAGAATTTATTTCAGTTAGCAGAGTATAGCAAACTAAAATTGGAGGAACGAGAGATGTACAACGCAAGTTTAAGGAATAAATGGGATGCGGAGAGCATCCGAAGTAGTCAGGAGGAGCTCCTGAAACGAGGGCGCGAAAAAGCAATAAAAAACCTTTTGTCTTCGAATAAGTTTTCGATATGGGAGATAGCCGAATTAGCGGACGTCACTGTAGATTTTGTAAAGCAGATCGAGGAAGAGAAGGCTAAAGGAAAATAG
- the gndA gene encoding NADP-dependent phosphogluconate dehydrogenase produces the protein MEKYNYGVIGLGVMGRNLLYNIADNGFSVVGFDLDEEKVIELRKGVASGTKVVGTVSLDEFVLSLDSPRKVILMVPAGKPVDAVLESITPLLSPKDIVVDAGNSYFKDTERRIADLASKNLHFMGMGVSGGEQGARRGPSIMPGGDLEVFNLVKPMLEVISAKVKGEPCTAYMGKGAAGNYVKMVHNGIEYAIMQLISEAYDLLRKGANLNNNQLYEVFKRWNEGEMNSFLIEITRDIFQQKDDVTDDFLVDKILDKAGAKGTGKWTSQEAMEVGVSIPTIDIAVTSRILSAYKDERVKASQLYAKGEVKTPENTELFIKEVGEALYLSTLISYAQGLALLVKASEEYQFEIPLKDVVKIWRGGCIIRSVLLEKFYLAYSKYENLSNILLDQEISEIVKDKISSLRKTAAFAVSNGIPSLGIQSALGYFEAYTTASLPVNLLQAQRDYFGAHTYQRTDRAGVFHTSWQNPNN, from the coding sequence ATGGAAAAGTATAATTACGGGGTCATTGGTCTGGGTGTAATGGGAAGAAATCTGCTTTACAATATTGCCGATAATGGTTTTTCTGTCGTAGGATTCGATTTAGATGAAGAAAAGGTAATCGAACTTCGTAAAGGAGTGGCTTCAGGTACAAAGGTTGTTGGAACTGTTTCTCTAGATGAATTTGTGTTGAGTTTAGACAGTCCGCGAAAAGTTATTTTGATGGTTCCTGCAGGTAAACCGGTTGATGCTGTTCTTGAAAGCATAACACCGCTTCTGAGTCCAAAAGATATTGTCGTTGATGCGGGAAATTCTTATTTCAAAGATACCGAGAGACGTATAGCTGATTTAGCTTCTAAAAACCTTCATTTTATGGGAATGGGAGTTTCTGGAGGAGAGCAGGGGGCAAGAAGAGGGCCGAGTATTATGCCGGGTGGAGATTTGGAAGTTTTCAATTTGGTGAAGCCTATGCTGGAAGTTATTTCAGCAAAAGTAAAAGGGGAGCCCTGCACCGCTTATATGGGAAAAGGAGCTGCAGGGAATTACGTTAAAATGGTTCACAACGGTATTGAATATGCCATCATGCAATTAATCAGTGAAGCATACGATTTACTGAGAAAAGGAGCTAATCTTAACAATAACCAATTGTATGAAGTTTTCAAAAGATGGAATGAAGGCGAGATGAATTCTTTCCTTATTGAAATAACAAGAGATATTTTTCAGCAAAAAGATGATGTAACAGACGATTTTCTTGTCGACAAGATTTTGGATAAAGCAGGAGCAAAAGGAACCGGAAAATGGACCTCCCAGGAGGCTATGGAAGTTGGGGTGTCTATTCCAACCATCGATATTGCAGTAACATCAAGAATTTTATCCGCTTACAAAGATGAGCGCGTGAAAGCTTCTCAATTATATGCCAAAGGAGAAGTAAAAACTCCTGAAAATACAGAATTGTTCATCAAAGAGGTGGGGGAAGCTTTGTATTTGTCTACTTTAATCAGTTATGCGCAAGGTTTGGCATTATTGGTAAAAGCTTCTGAAGAATATCAGTTTGAAATTCCGTTAAAAGATGTTGTTAAAATCTGGAGGGGTGGATGTATCATCCGTTCGGTTTTATTGGAGAAATTTTATCTGGCTTATTCAAAATACGAGAACTTATCTAATATTTTATTGGATCAGGAAATTTCAGAAATTGTAAAAGATAAAATTTCTTCATTAAGAAAAACAGCTGCTTTTGCTGTATCAAACGGAATTCCAAGCTTAGGAATTCAGTCGGCTCTAGGGTATTTCGAAGCTTATACCACAGCATCTTTACCTGTAAACCTGCTTCAGGCTCAGCGTGATTATTTTGGTGCACACACTTACCAAAGAACTGACAGAGCAGGAGTCTTTCATACCTCATGGCAAAACCCAAATAACTGA
- a CDS encoding helix-turn-helix domain-containing protein → MGKSVLQIQRSDATEIKKLLNANDAYTVGIRLYMVYLVALGYSSRRLSELHNISFKQITNWVHRFEKEGIEGLKDKKGRGRRSNLSNEQLERIKNLVINEKPSDHGYQSVKWTGPLLAQWIDKEYGLAYQKAQVYNLLEKVGIVFEKKKGLVYKV, encoded by the coding sequence GTGGGAAAATCAGTCTTACAAATTCAGCGATCAGACGCAACAGAGATAAAGAAATTATTAAATGCAAATGATGCTTATACCGTTGGTATAAGGCTATACATGGTATATCTTGTTGCATTAGGCTATTCGAGCAGACGGTTGTCTGAACTACATAATATCAGCTTCAAGCAGATAACAAATTGGGTTCATAGATTTGAAAAAGAAGGTATTGAAGGATTAAAAGATAAGAAAGGGCGCGGTAGACGGAGCAATTTATCAAACGAACAACTCGAAAGAATCAAAAACTTGGTCATAAACGAAAAACCCTCGGATCATGGATATCAATCAGTAAAGTGGACAGGCCCTCTTTTGGCTCAATGGATTGATAAAGAATATGGCTTAGCATATCAAAAGGCACAAGTCTATAACTTGCTCGAAAAGGTTGGAATTGTGTTTGAAAAGAAAAAAGGTTTAGTTTATAAAGTGTAA
- the istA gene encoding IS21 family transposase, giving the protein MAGQRKDKMELRTLILLKKKGLSNRKVAQIMNINRKTVDSYIKRFKVLELDHAELLAMDDANLHDLFTQDDQTEKMRYEHLSSQFSKIQQELKRPGATLQTLWQNYLLEYPDGYRYTQFTTHYRKWRGKIKASGKLDHKAGEKLFVDFTGKKMSYVDRGTGEVIPVEIFVAVYPCSQYTFVKAVASQKREDFIDCLNSCLQWSGGVPQAIVSDNLKSAVSKGSKYAPEINKTLADFALFHSCVVDPARPYHPQDKALVERSVTLVYQRIFYPLDKQTFFSLKELNVAIAEQLVLYNDYLFSHGGSTRRSQFIDMEKEHLTPLPLSTYNLRYFRRAKVQKISHIYLNADRNYYSVPHRYIGHHVEVQYNNDTVEVFYNFQRIAKHQRCFRPGNYATIADHMPSSHQVYNHWSPMYFEQRAEAVGPSAQQYIRQLIAQYSYPELGYKQAQGILALVKTHSVSRVENACKRGLFHHKSSYQTIVNILKNKLDTLEEEVQQTFHIPEHENLRDTSIYR; this is encoded by the coding sequence ATGGCAGGACAACGGAAAGACAAAATGGAACTCAGAACACTTATCCTTCTAAAGAAAAAAGGACTTAGTAACCGTAAGGTTGCCCAGATAATGAACATCAACCGTAAAACGGTGGACAGCTATATTAAGCGGTTTAAAGTACTAGAATTAGATCATGCTGAACTTCTAGCTATGGATGATGCAAATCTTCATGATCTTTTTACCCAGGATGACCAAACCGAAAAGATGCGATATGAACACCTGTCATCTCAGTTCAGTAAGATACAGCAAGAGCTTAAGCGCCCTGGGGCCACCTTGCAGACGTTATGGCAAAATTACCTACTTGAATATCCTGATGGTTACCGCTATACCCAATTTACCACCCATTACAGAAAGTGGAGAGGCAAGATCAAAGCTTCGGGGAAACTGGATCATAAAGCGGGTGAAAAACTTTTCGTAGACTTTACAGGCAAAAAGATGTCCTATGTTGATAGAGGTACAGGAGAGGTTATCCCTGTCGAAATCTTCGTTGCCGTCTATCCCTGCAGTCAATATACGTTTGTAAAAGCCGTTGCAAGCCAAAAACGTGAAGATTTTATCGATTGCCTTAATAGCTGTTTGCAGTGGTCTGGTGGCGTGCCGCAGGCTATTGTATCTGACAATCTTAAATCAGCCGTGAGTAAAGGCTCCAAATATGCCCCAGAAATCAATAAAACACTTGCCGACTTTGCACTCTTTCATAGTTGTGTAGTAGATCCTGCCCGCCCATATCACCCACAAGATAAAGCTCTTGTAGAACGTAGTGTAACATTGGTCTACCAGCGTATCTTTTACCCACTGGACAAACAGACCTTCTTTAGTTTGAAAGAACTTAATGTAGCCATAGCAGAACAGTTGGTGTTATATAATGATTATTTGTTCTCACATGGAGGCTCCACTAGGAGGAGCCAATTTATTGATATGGAAAAAGAACACCTAACCCCGTTACCTTTATCAACCTATAACTTGCGGTACTTTAGACGAGCAAAAGTGCAGAAGATATCGCATATATATCTCAATGCTGATAGAAACTACTATAGTGTACCTCACCGTTATATTGGCCATCATGTAGAAGTTCAATATAACAATGACACTGTTGAGGTCTTTTATAACTTTCAGCGTATAGCAAAGCATCAGCGGTGCTTTCGACCGGGTAACTATGCCACCATCGCAGATCATATGCCTTCTTCACATCAGGTTTATAACCACTGGAGTCCGATGTACTTTGAACAGCGGGCCGAAGCTGTTGGACCATCTGCACAACAATATATCCGCCAACTAATTGCACAGTATAGCTACCCTGAACTAGGGTATAAACAGGCACAGGGAATACTTGCTCTTGTGAAAACCCATAGCGTTTCCCGCGTTGAAAACGCCTGTAAGAGAGGTCTTTTCCATCATAAATCATCTTACCAAACGATAGTCAATATCCTTAAAAATAAACTTGACACTCTAGAAGAGGAAGTACAACAGACCTTCCATATCCCTGAGCATGAAAATCTACGGGACACCTCGATTTACAGATAG
- the istB gene encoding IS21-like element helper ATPase IstB — MNENTTIEKMRKMRMITMAELYRSSLSDNLYREMSLDDFLATIIDAEWEARQNKNIDNLIYRASFKEKAAATDIDYNPSRNLDRNMFERLLSLGFINRKENIILTGSAGSGKSFLAQCIGVKACQMLYKTLYLNTGRFFDMVKIARLDGTYHKLLKKIERAELLILDDFGLTSIDQHARTALLDIIEDRYNSASLIIATQIPVEKWHGLIGESTIADAILDRVTFSSHRVELTGESYRRKKKLES, encoded by the coding sequence ATGAATGAGAACACAACAATCGAAAAAATGCGCAAGATGCGTATGATCACCATGGCCGAGCTTTATCGAAGTAGTCTGAGTGATAATCTTTATCGTGAAATGAGCCTGGATGACTTCCTAGCGACCATTATCGATGCAGAATGGGAAGCTAGACAGAATAAGAATATTGATAATCTGATCTACAGGGCTTCATTCAAGGAAAAAGCTGCTGCCACTGACATTGATTACAACCCTTCCAGAAACCTTGACAGAAATATGTTTGAGAGACTCCTTTCTCTGGGGTTTATAAACCGTAAAGAAAACATAATATTAACAGGCTCTGCCGGTTCAGGAAAAAGCTTCCTTGCGCAGTGTATCGGAGTTAAAGCCTGTCAGATGTTGTATAAGACGCTCTATCTCAATACAGGCAGGTTCTTTGATATGGTGAAAATCGCCAGATTGGATGGCACATACCATAAGTTACTCAAAAAGATCGAAAGAGCAGAATTACTAATACTCGATGACTTTGGACTTACTTCCATAGATCAGCACGCAAGGACAGCACTTTTGGATATCATAGAAGATCGTTATAATAGCGCCTCATTAATAATAGCTACTCAGATCCCCGTAGAAAAATGGCATGGACTAATCGGTGAAAGTACGATTGCTGATGCTATACTTGACAGGGTAACATTCTCCTCACATAGAGTAGAATTGACAGGTGAATCCTATCGTAGAAAAAAGAAATTGGAATCTTAA
- the zwf gene encoding glucose-6-phosphate dehydrogenase, which produces MSDNTILHPTTIVIFGATGDLAKRKLFPAFYNLYIDGRMPKGFNILALGRAENTDEKFRAYIKENLESFSRKAVIKEDWAGFQAHISYFQHQLDEESSYQDLYQKLENFDKVYAMRGNRLFYLSIAPNFVSVISNHLKNTSIASDPATDRIIIEKPFGHNKESAIELNNLLSQTFQEEQIYRIDHYLGKETVQNILAFRFGNSIFEPLWNHRHIESVQITVAEEVGVETRASFYEQTGALRDMIQNHLLQILCMVAMEPPASLESGEIRDRKVDVLKSIRRISPEKVDHYAVRGQYGRGKVNGVKVNGYRQEEGIAHDSNTETFVAIKFYLDNERWEDVPFYVRTGKKMKEKHSYITIQFKPLPNSTFSESSSLLSANRLVINIQPQMDIRLQFMSKKPGLSLALKPVEMIFDNFACQTDTPEAYETLLLEALVGDLTLFMRSDQVEEAWDVIKTIQETWEKTKDPSFPNYASGNWGPDDSDALVERQGHQWV; this is translated from the coding sequence ATGAGTGACAATACAATCCTGCATCCAACAACGATCGTTATTTTTGGTGCAACAGGGGATTTGGCAAAAAGAAAGCTTTTTCCTGCCTTCTATAATTTATATATCGATGGCAGAATGCCAAAGGGGTTTAATATTTTAGCTTTAGGAAGAGCCGAAAATACGGATGAAAAATTCAGGGCTTATATTAAAGAAAATCTGGAGAGTTTTTCCCGGAAGGCTGTAATCAAGGAAGACTGGGCTGGTTTTCAGGCTCACATCAGCTATTTTCAGCATCAGCTTGATGAAGAAAGCTCTTATCAGGATTTATATCAGAAACTGGAAAATTTTGATAAGGTGTACGCAATGAGAGGCAACAGACTTTTCTATTTGTCCATTGCACCAAACTTTGTATCTGTAATTTCAAATCATCTTAAAAATACGTCAATAGCATCTGATCCTGCAACAGATCGAATTATTATCGAAAAACCTTTTGGTCACAATAAAGAATCTGCCATTGAGCTAAATAATCTTCTTTCACAAACTTTCCAGGAAGAACAGATTTATCGTATCGATCATTATTTAGGTAAAGAAACCGTCCAGAATATTTTGGCTTTCAGGTTCGGAAATTCAATTTTTGAACCTCTTTGGAATCACAGACATATAGAATCGGTACAGATTACGGTTGCCGAAGAAGTAGGTGTGGAAACAAGAGCCAGTTTTTATGAGCAGACAGGAGCTTTGCGCGATATGATTCAGAACCATCTTTTGCAAATTCTTTGTATGGTTGCTATGGAACCGCCGGCTTCACTTGAATCGGGTGAGATCAGGGATCGTAAAGTTGATGTTTTAAAATCCATCCGTAGGATTTCTCCCGAAAAAGTAGATCATTATGCGGTAAGAGGACAGTACGGACGAGGCAAAGTAAATGGGGTAAAAGTAAATGGCTATCGTCAGGAAGAGGGAATTGCTCATGATTCCAATACGGAAACATTTGTCGCTATCAAGTTTTATCTGGATAATGAAAGATGGGAGGATGTTCCTTTTTATGTTCGTACCGGTAAGAAGATGAAAGAAAAGCATTCTTATATAACGATTCAGTTTAAGCCACTTCCAAATTCTACGTTTTCAGAAAGCAGCTCGCTTCTGTCGGCAAACCGATTGGTTATTAATATCCAGCCACAAATGGACATCAGATTGCAGTTTATGTCTAAAAAGCCAGGCTTGTCTTTAGCGCTTAAACCAGTGGAAATGATTTTCGATAATTTTGCCTGTCAGACCGATACGCCCGAAGCTTATGAAACTCTTTTATTGGAAGCACTTGTGGGAGACCTTACACTGTTTATGCGCTCTGATCAGGTAGAAGAAGCTTGGGATGTGATAAAAACGATTCAGGAAACCTGGGAAAAAACCAAAGACCCATCGTTCCCAAATTATGCTTCAGGAAACTGGGGACCTGATGACAGTGATGCACTGGTCGAGCGGCAGGGACATCAGTGGGTTTAA
- a CDS encoding TlpA disulfide reductase family protein: MRFLILISIFFSILCSAKGQSNNKSVIKGVIDTIPHAIYFVKYKNQGNTISDTVALDDKSNFKYTAIISEPTIFNISIKNIYNKNYIGDFVIYSFWIEPEKTIEFNGYKGWLINGAKGLIPISNKFDIKNSSLDSIGRLFNKNKLTAIKAKKEQLGPNLANNELIEVIRELSDSFISNHPNNYYGLYLISNFPDNTNKQLNDRNNMFKKISNDLQKTYLGESILQKIKISKIFEIGEMMPELEQTDTISKVVKLSQFRGKYVLVDFWASWCAPCRRENPNLVKAYQKYRGKGFEIIGISLDENKEEWLKAIRNDGLTWTQLSDLKSFKNSVAQQLSIQAVPDNFLIDPNGVILAKGLRGDDLSKELERIFKY, translated from the coding sequence ATGAGATTTTTGATTTTAATTTCGATTTTCTTTTCAATCTTATGCTCTGCAAAAGGTCAATCAAACAATAAATCAGTTATTAAGGGAGTGATAGATACTATTCCTCACGCAATCTATTTTGTTAAATATAAAAATCAAGGAAATACGATCTCTGATACGGTAGCATTAGATGATAAAAGCAATTTTAAATATACAGCTATAATCTCAGAGCCGACAATTTTCAACATATCTATTAAAAATATTTATAATAAAAATTATATCGGTGATTTTGTAATTTATTCATTCTGGATAGAACCAGAAAAAACGATTGAATTTAATGGCTATAAAGGCTGGCTGATTAATGGCGCGAAGGGTTTAATTCCTATTTCTAATAAATTTGATATTAAAAATTCCTCTTTAGACAGTATTGGGAGATTATTCAACAAAAATAAGTTAACAGCAATTAAAGCAAAAAAAGAACAACTCGGCCCTAACCTGGCAAACAATGAGTTGATTGAAGTAATTCGCGAACTTTCCGATTCATTTATATCTAATCATCCGAATAATTATTATGGACTTTATTTGATAAGTAATTTCCCAGATAATACAAATAAACAACTAAATGATAGAAATAACATGTTCAAAAAGATTTCGAATGATTTACAGAAAACATATCTTGGAGAATCAATTCTCCAAAAAATAAAAATTAGTAAAATATTTGAAATTGGTGAAATGATGCCTGAGTTAGAACAAACAGATACGATATCGAAAGTCGTTAAATTATCGCAATTTAGAGGTAAATATGTGTTGGTTGACTTTTGGGCATCCTGGTGTGCGCCTTGTCGAAGAGAAAATCCTAATTTGGTTAAAGCCTATCAAAAATACAGAGGTAAAGGATTTGAGATTATAGGAATATCATTAGATGAAAATAAAGAAGAATGGCTAAAAGCTATTCGCAATGACGGATTAACATGGACGCAGTTATCAGATCTTAAATCTTTTAAAAATTCAGTCGCTCAACAGCTCTCTATTCAAGCTGTCCCTGATAATTTTCTAATTGATCCAAATGGAGTAATTCTTGCTAAAGGACTTAGGGGTGATGACTTGAGCAAAGAATTAGAACGAATTTTCAAATACTAA
- the pgl gene encoding 6-phosphogluconolactonase, giving the protein MNITIFNNLDALYKEAADTFVDLSKKAIQKHDKFVVALSGGSSPKAIFSLLATPEYADKIIWNKIHFFWVDERWVSLEDEKSNFKMTLEVLLNKVPVNKNQIFPMYKEGIEPENYAKAYEAQIRNVLGADGIFDFILLGMGDDGHTASLFPGEKILQEKEKWVDAYYLKPQVMFRITLTEPIINKAENILIVTFGKSKRNALNEVLHGVYNPELYPLQLIEKKAGVQIFTDKEAGV; this is encoded by the coding sequence ATGAATATTACGATATTTAATAATCTAGATGCTTTATATAAAGAAGCAGCAGATACATTTGTTGATCTTTCGAAAAAAGCGATCCAGAAGCATGATAAATTTGTGGTCGCGTTGAGTGGAGGCTCTTCACCGAAAGCTATTTTTAGTTTATTAGCTACTCCCGAATATGCAGATAAAATAATTTGGAACAAAATCCATTTTTTCTGGGTAGATGAAAGATGGGTTTCTCTTGAAGATGAGAAAAGTAATTTTAAGATGACTTTAGAAGTACTTTTGAATAAGGTTCCGGTCAATAAAAATCAGATTTTCCCCATGTATAAAGAGGGAATTGAGCCTGAAAATTATGCTAAAGCATACGAAGCTCAAATCAGAAATGTTTTGGGAGCTGACGGTATTTTTGATTTCATCCTGTTGGGAATGGGTGATGATGGACACACAGCCTCTCTGTTTCCAGGTGAAAAGATCTTACAAGAAAAAGAAAAATGGGTTGATGCCTACTATCTAAAGCCACAGGTAATGTTCAGAATTACTTTGACTGAACCTATCATCAATAAAGCTGAAAATATTCTGATTGTTACATTTGGTAAATCCAAGAGAAACGCTTTGAATGAAGTTCTTCATGGGGTATATAATCCTGAACTATATCCACTACAATTAATTGAAAAGAAAGCAGGAGTCCAGATTTTTACCGATAAAGAAGCTGGAGTTTAA